Proteins co-encoded in one Brassica oleracea var. oleracea cultivar TO1000 chromosome C4, BOL, whole genome shotgun sequence genomic window:
- the LOC106336865 gene encoding histone acetyltransferase GCN5: MDSHSSHLNAANRSRNSQTPSPSHSASASASVSSSLHKRKLAATTAANAAASEDHPPPSASFPPSSNDDLESISARGANSESDPEESEDAVVDDDEEDFAPEPDQDSSIRTFTAARLDPSSGANGSSRNTKIKTEISTVKLEAGTGTAGVSSVSGIVPKDESAKISTDDDVQNCGAYIAREEALRREEAANRLKFVCYSNDCVDEHMMCLIGLKNIFARQLPNMPKEYIVRLLMDRKHKSVMVVRPPAGGNGITHVVGGITYRPYHSQRFGEIAFCAITADEQVKGYGTRLMNHLKEHARNVDGLTHFLTYADNNAVGYFVKQGFTKEIYLEKDVWHGFIKDYDGGLLMECKIDPKLPYTNLSKMIRQQRKAIDERIRELSNCQNVYQVAEFQKKEGGSPKKIRVEDIPGLRDAGWTPDQWGHTRYKLFSGSGDSVTKQKQLNALIRVLLKTMQDHSDAWPFKEPVDPLDVPDYYEIIKDPIDLKTIGKRVESEQYYVTLDMFVADARRMFNNCRTYNSPDTIYYKCATRLETHFHSKVQAALQSGAKSQ; encoded by the exons ATGGACTCTCACTCTTCACACCTCAACGCAGCCAATCGTTCTCGCAACTCTCAAACTCCCTCCCCTTCCCACTCCGCCTCCGCCTCCGCCTCCGTCTCATCTTCCCTCCACAAACGCAAACTCGCCGCCACAACCGCAGCAAACGCTGCCGCGTCTGAAGACCACCCCCCTCCCTCCGCTTCCTTCCCTCCTTCCTCCAACGACGACCTCGAGAGCATCTCCGCTCGGGGAGCCAATTCCGAGTCAGACCCCGAGGAATCAGAGGACGCCGTCGTGGACGACGACGAGGAAGACTTCGCTCCCGAACCTGATCAGGACTCTTCGATCCGCACATTCACCGCCGCTAGGCTCGATCCAAGCTCAGGAGCCAACGGTTCGAGTCGGAACACTAAGATTAAGACGGAGATCTCGACGGTGAAGCTTGAGGCTGGGACTGGGACAGCTGGCGTGAGCTCGGTATCGGGGATTGTGCCCAAGGATGAGTCAGCTAAGATATCGACGGATGATGATGTACAGAACTGCGGGGCGTACATTGCAAGAGAAGAGGCTTTGAGAAGAGAG GAAGCAGCTAATCGGCTCAAGTTTGTATGTTACTCTAATGATTGCGTTGATGAGCATATGATGTG CTTGATTGGGTTGAAGAACATATTTGCAAGACAGCTACCTAATATGCCAAAGGAGTACATTGTTCGCCTTCTCATGGATAG GAAACATAAGTCTGTCATGGTCGTAAGACCTCCGGCAGGTGGTAATGGTATCACTCATGTTGTTGGTGGTATCACGTATCGTCCATATCACAG TCAGAGGTTTGGAGAAATAGCATTTTGTGCAATCACCGCAGATGAACAAGTTAAAGGTTACGGTACCAGATTGATGAACCACTTGAAAGAACATGCACGCAATGTCGATGGATTGACGCATTTTCTTACTTATGCTGACAACAATGCTGTTGGTTATTTTGTCAAGCAG GGTTTTACTAAAGAGATTTACTTGGAGAAAGATGTATGGCATGG GTTCATTAAAGACTATGATGGTGGCCTCCTTATGGAATGCAAAATTGATCCAAAGCTTCCATATACAAATTTGTCAAAGATGATTCGTCAGCAAAGAAAA GCAATTGATGAAAGGATAAGAGAGTTATCGAACTGTCAGAATGTGTATCAAGTAGCTGAATTTCAAAAG AAAGAAGGTGGAAGTCCTAAAAAGATCAGAGTTGAGGATATTCCTGGCTTAA GGGACGCAGGTTGGACCCCAGATCAGTGGGGGCACACGCGTTACAAATTATTCAGTGGTTCTGGAGATAGTGTAACAAAGCAAAAGCAGTTGAACGCACTTATTCGCGTGCTTCTGAAG ACAATGCAAGACCATTCTGATGCTTGGCCTTTTAAAGAGCCAGTTGATCCACTCGATGTTCCTGATTACTATGAAATCATTAAAGATCCCATTG ATCTGAAGACAATTGGGAAGAGAGTAGAGTCAGAACAGTACTACGTGACGCTTGACATGTTTGTGGCTGATGCGAGGAGGATGTTTAACAATTGTAGAACTTACAACTCCCCAGATACCATTTACTACAAATGTGCAACCAG GTTGGAAACACACTTTCATAGCAAAGTACAAGCAGCTCTACAGTCCGGTGCTAAATCTCAATAG
- the LOC106338646 gene encoding extensin-2-like — translation MRSSSRMRPSAHPIYALGVIIMATMVAAYEPLTYSLPPLTSYSPSPKVEYSTPPLPNVYNSPSPPPYYSPSPKVDYKSPPPPYVYTSPPPPPYYSPAPKVEYKSPPTPYVYSSPPPPYYSPSPKVEYKSPPPPYVYSSPPPPPYYSPSPKVDYKSPPPPYVYNSPPPPYYSPSPKVEYKSXXXXXVYSSPPPPYYSPSPKVEYKSPPPPYVYSSPPPPPYYSPSPKVDYKSPPPPYVYSSPPPPYYSPSPKVHYKSPPPPYVYSSPPPPYYSPSPKVHYKSPPPPYVYSTPPPPYYSPSPKVYYKSPPPPYVYSSPPPPPYYSPSPKVEYKSPPPPYVYSSPPPPLYYSPSPKIDYKSPPPPYVYSSPPPPYYSPSPEVVYKSPPPPYVYSSPPPPYYSPSPKVHYKSPPPPYIYSSPPPPYYSPSPKVHYKSPPHPHACVCPPPPPCYAHSPKTVYKSPPPPYVYSSPPPYYSPSPKVYYKSPPAPYVYNSPPPPPYYSPSPKVDYKSPPTPYVYSSPPPPDYSPSPKVYYKSPPPPYVYSSPPPPYYSPSPKVVYKSPPPPYVYSSPPPPPYYSPSPKVEYKSPPPPYVYSSPPPPYYSPSPKIDYKSPPPPYVYNSPPPPYSSPSPKVDYKSPPPPYVYSSPPPPPYYSPSPKVEYKSPSPPSYY, via the exons ATGAGATCTTCCTCTAGGATGAGGCCTTCAGCCCATCCCATTTACGCTCTAGGCGTTATCATCATGGCAACAATGGTTGCAGCGTATGAACCACTCACGTATAGCTTGCCTCCTCTCACATCGTATTCACCATCTCCGAAAGTAGAATACAGTACTCCTCCTCTGCCGAATGTCTACAATTCTCCATCACCACCACCATACTACTCTCCATCGCCAAAGGTAGACTATAAGTCTCCTCCACCACCATATGTCTACACTTCTCCTCCACCACCACCATATTATTCACCGGCACCAAAGGTTGAGTACAAATCTCCTCCAACACCATATGTCTACAGTTCACCACCACCACCATACTACTCACCATCTCCAAAGGTTGAGTACAAATCTCCTCCACCACCGTATGTTTATAGCTCCCCACCACCACCTCCATACTACTCTCCATCACCAAAGGTAGATTACAAGTCCCCTCCACCACCATATGTCTACAACTCTCCACCACCACCATACTACTCACCATCTCCAAAGGTTGAGTACAAATC NNNNNNNNNNNNNNNNGTCTACAGTTCTCCACCACCACCATACTACTCACCATCTCCTAAAGTTGAGTACAAGTCTCCTCCACCACCGTATGTTTACAGTTCTCCACCACCACCTCCATATTACTCCCCATCACCAAAGGTTGACTATAAGTCTCCTCCACCACCATATGTGTATAGTTCCCCACCACCTCCGTACTACTCTCCATCGCCGAAGGTACACTATAAGTCTCCTCCACCACCATATGTCTACAGTTCTCCACCACCACCATACTACTCCCCATCTCCTAAAGTACACTACAAATCCCCTCCACCTCCATATGTTTACAGTACTCCACCACCACCATACTACTCTCCGTCTCCTAAAGTATACTACAAGTCCCCTCCACCTCCGTATGTGTACAGTTCCCCACCACCACCTCCATACTATTCCCCATCCCCGAAAGTTGAGTACAAGTCTCCACCACCACCATATGTCTACAGTTCTCCACCACCACCACTGTACTACTCTCCATCTCCTAAGATAGACTACAAGTCTCCTCCACCCCCATATGTTTACAGTTCTCCACCACCACCATATTACTCACCTTCTCCTGAGGTCGTATACAAATCTCCTCCACCACCATATGTCTACAGTTCTCCTCCACCACCATACTATTCACCTTCTCCTAAAGTACACTACAAATCTCCTCCACCTCCGTATATTTACAGTTCCCCACCACCACCATACTACTCACCATCGCCTAAAGTTCATTACAAGTCGCCACCACACCCACATGCATGTGTTTGTCCACCTCCTCCTCCATGTTATGCTCATTCCCCAAAAACAGTATACAAATCTCCTCCACCACCATATGTCTACAGTTCACCACCACCATACTACTCCCCATCCCCTAAAGTATACTACAAGTCTCCTCCAGCACCATATGTCTACAACTCTCCACCACCACCACCATACTATTCTCCATCTCCTAAAGTAGACTACAAGTCTCCTCCCACCCCATATGTTTACAGTTCTCCACCACCACCAGACTACTCACCTTCTCCTAAAGTGTACTACAAGTCTCCTCCACCACCATATGTCTACAGTTCTCCACCACCACCATACTACTCACCTTCCCCTAAGGTAGTGTACAAGTCGCCTCCACCACCATATGTTTACAGCTCTCCACCACCGCCACCCTACTATTCACCATCTCCTAAGGTTGAGTACAAGTCTCCTCCACCACCGTATGTCTACAGCTCTCCACCACCACCATACTACTCACCATCCCCTAAAATAGACTACAAGTCTCCACCACCACCATATGTATACAACTCTCCCCCACCACCATACTCCTCACCTTCTCCTAAAGTAGACTACAAGTCTCCACCACCACCATATGTCTACAGTTCCCCACCACCACCACCTTATTATTCTCCTTCTCCCAAAGTTGAGTACAAATCTCCGTCACCACCTTCATATTACTGA
- the LOC106340838 gene encoding extensin-2-like, protein MRSSSRMGPSAHPIYALGVIIMATMVAAYEPLTYSLPPLPSYSPSPKVEYSTPPLPNVYNSPSPPPYYSPSPKVDYKSPPPPYVYSSPPPPPYYSPSPKVEYKSPPPPYVYSSPPPPPYYSPSPKVVYKSPPPPYVYSSPPPPYYSPSPKVHYKSPPPPYVYSSPPPPPYYSPSPKVEYKSPPPPYVYSSPPPPYYSPTPKVVYKFPPPPYVYSSPPPPYYSPSPKVHYKSPPPPYVYSSPPPPYHSPSPKVHYKSPPPPYVYSSPPPPYYSPSPKVHYKSPPHPHVCVCPPPPPCYSPSPKIIYKSPPPPYVYNSPPPPYYSPSPKVYYKSPPPPYVYSSPPPPYYSPSPKVEYKSPPPPYVYSSPPPPYYSPSPKVEYKSPPPPYVYSSPPPPPYYSPSPKVEYKSPPPPYVYSSPPPPYYSPSPKVEYKSPPPPYVYSSPPPPPYYSPSPKVEYKSPPPPYAYSSPPPPYYSPSPKVEYKSPPPSPSYY, encoded by the exons ATGAGATCTTCCTCTAGGATGGGGCCTTCAGCCCATCCCATTTACGCTCTCGGCGTTATCATCATGGCAACAATGGTTGCAGCGTATGAACCACTCACGTATAGCTTGCCTCCTCTCCCATCGTATTCACCATCTCCGAAGGTAGAATACAGTACTCCCCCCCTGCCGAATGTCTACAATTCTCCATCACCACCACCATACTACTCTCCATCGCCAAAGGTAGACTATAAGTCTCCTCCACCACCATATGTC TACAGTTCCCCACCACCACCACCATATTACTCACCATCACCAAAGGTTGAGTACAAGTCTCCGCCACCACCATATGTTTACAGTTCCCCACCACCACCACCATATTATTCACCATCTCCTAAGGTTGTGTACAAATCTCCTCCACCACCATATGTTTACAGTTCTCCTCCACCACCATACTATTCACCTTCTCCAAAGGTACACTACAAGTCTCCTCCACCACCATATGTCTACAGTTCCCCACCACCACCGCCATATTACTCACCATCACCTAAGGTTGAATACAAGTCTCCTCCTCCACCATATGTCTACAGTTCTCCACCACCACCATATTATTCACCAACTCCTAAGGTTGTATACAAATTTCCTCCACCACCATATGTTTACAGTTCACCTCCACCACCATATTATTCACCTTCTCCGAAAGTACACTACAAGTCTCCTCCACCACCATATGTTTACAGTTCTCCACCACCACCATACCACTCACCTTCCCCTAAAGTACACTACAAATCTCCTCCACCACCATATGTCTACAGCTCTCCACCACCACCATACTACTCACCATCTCCTAAAGTTCACTACAAATCGCCACCACACCCACATGTGTGTGTATGTCCACCACCTCCTCCATGCTATTCCCCTTCACCAAAAATAATATACAAATCTCCTCCACCACCATATGTCTACAACTCTCCACCACCACCATACTATTCACCTTCTCCTAAGGTGTACTATAAGTCTCCACCACCACCATATGTTTACAGTTCTCCACCACCACCATACTACTCACCATCTCCTAAGGTAGAGTACAAGTCTCCTCCACCACCATATGTCTACAGCTCCCCACCACCACCATACTATTCACCATCTCCTAAAGTTGAATACAAATCTCCTCCACCACCGTACGTCTACAGCTCTCCTCCACCACCACCATACTACTCACCATCTCCTAAGGTAGAGTACAAGTCTCCTCCACCACCATATGTCTACAGCTCCCCACCACCACCATACTATTCACCATCTCCTAAAGTTGAATACAAATCTCCTCCACCACCGTACGTCTACAGCTCTCCTCCACCACCACCATACTACTCACCATCTCCTAAGGTAGAGTACAAGTCTCCTCCACCACCATATGCCTACAGTTCCCCACCACCACCTTATTATTCCCCTTCTCCAAAAGTTGAGTACAAATCTCCACCACCATCACCTTCGTATTACTGA